Proteins encoded in a region of the Pelobates fuscus isolate aPelFus1 chromosome 11, aPelFus1.pri, whole genome shotgun sequence genome:
- the LOC134578165 gene encoding galactoside alpha-(1,2)-fucosyltransferase 2-like translates to MTMNRRMRVFFEALAPRKRKNLLSVLHIALIIFIVSILYISHNGTRTITKCNIITIEHTQLEQTVALIAKKTPHTGMMTVNVAGRLGNLMGEYATVYGLARLNGYQAYILPNMHEQLSKIFKIQLPVLNQEVADRINWTDYTIRNFMSPEYKNIQGEYVKLTGYPCSWNFYDYLRDEIFKEFSFHEWIKEESYAYLAKVRGNKKNVTFIGVHVRRGDYVKIMETKDGVVGDKEYFQKAMDYFRNKYQNPIFVVASNGMDWCKENINNSLGDVHFAGDGIEGSPARDFALLVHCNHTIMTIGTFGFWVGYMTGGETVYLANFSLTDFRPYRRVINAAFYLPEWIGIPANLSHLLKKDNS, encoded by the coding sequence ttttttttgaaGCACTTGCCCCCAGGAAAAGGAAAAACCTTCTCAGTGTCTTACATATTGCATTGATCATCTTTATTGTGAGTATTTTATACATCTCCCATAACGGCACAAGAACTATTACCAAATGCAACATCATAACTATTGAACATACACAACTTGAACAAACAGTGGCATTAATAGCCAAGAAAACACCTCACACAGGTATGATGACAGTAAATGTTGCTGGACGCCTCGGGAATTTAATGGGGGAATATGCTACGGTCTATGGCCTTGCAAGACTTAACGGTTACCAAGCCTACATCTTACCAAACATGCATGAGCAGTTATCGAAAATCTTTAAAATTCAACTGCCTGTCCTTAACCAAGAGGTCGCTGATCGTATTAATTGGACAGATTACACAATACGTAATTTCATGTCTCCAGAATACAAAAACATCCAGGGAGAGTATGTAAAACTGACTGGTTATCCTTGCTCTTGGAACTTTTATGACTATTTAAGAGATGAGATTTTCAAAGAATTCAGTTTTCATGAATGGATTAAAGAAGAGAGCTATGCTTATCTTGCTAAAGTACGAGGGAATAAGAAAAATGTTACCTTTATTGGGGTGCACGTCCGCAGAGGAGACTATGTAAAGATTATGGAAACTAAGGATGGGGTTGTCGGTGATAAAGAATATTTCCAGAAAGCCATGgactattttagaaataaatatcaAAACCCCATATTTGTGGTGGCCAGTAATGGCATGGATTGGTGCAAGGAGAATATAAACAATTCCCTTGGGGATGTCCACTTTGCTGGAGATGGCATAGAAGGTTCTCCTGCCCGTGACTTTGCCCTCCTGGTACACTGCAACCACACTATTATGACTATAGGAACATTTGGGTTTTGGGTTGGGTACATGACAGGAGGTGAGACTGTCTACCTTGCAAATTTCTCTTTAACTGACTTCCGTCCCTACAGACGTGTGATAAATGCAGCTTTTTATCTTCCTGAATGGATTGGGATTCCAGCAAACCTCTCTCATCTTTTGAAAAAGGACAACTCATAA